Proteins from one Sabethes cyaneus chromosome 2, idSabCyanKW18_F2, whole genome shotgun sequence genomic window:
- the LOC128733833 gene encoding E3 ubiquitin-protein ligase Bre1 isoform X2, whose amino-acid sequence MSKRAAEDPAGGGSAPGTGGGAPPPIKKVHFEPHLIGPISTLEEMDIKVLQFQNKKLAQRIEQRVRCEAELRQRIEQLEKRQTQDDAVLNVVNRYWNQLNEDIRVLLQRFDAETADESENKNENEVTTSFLMQLSTWDKEELDDKLANRVQVSKRAVAKIVQVFDRLMQRNEKITLAMKGESDDSDANVPDIDETLRQSYTEVMAENRNLQTQNTLLHEKFHTISLKMSEIQDVLNGKETESAELKNQIDDLQYELEKVRCRNDKLENHLAEAIEKLKAYHQLHGDISSSDKDKHSSSSSSSAKGGSMTSVAAQHLEDLQKELEEYKELANNRLQELDKIHLQHREALKEVEKLKMDIRQLPESVIVETTEYKCLQSQFSVLYNESMQIKTLLDESRNQLQTSKNQHLRQIEMMESEELIAQKRVRSDMIQMEDVLSQIRKEYEMLRIEFEQNMAANEQTAPINREMRHLITSLQNHNGQLKGEVQRYKKKYKEVSADNVKLRKELEDVTLKLTTLQEQQQADIKKENEQAAAAAGVKEEPGSCDGLGLVKDENPDDPSMGAIKSESGEEGDGNDPNGVKKEEIGPDGKPIKSEAPGTPKGDKDQRAKCAESDLVRDLRNQIKKALNDQKEMKLLLDMYKGVSKEQRDKVQLMASEKKKCAEIDDLKNQMKKLQESKREDRKKLADEEALRKIKQLEEQKYELQKQVQNQKQPDSAWSGGYRPFVGSHEEEALLNEMEVTGQAFEDMQEQNSRLIQQLREKDDANFKLMSDRIKANQMHKLLREEKQVLEDQVTTRDSQIEAMHVVLRKLEEKERILQNTVTTIEKELVARQQAMEMHKRKAIESAQSAADLKLHLEKYHAQMKEAQQVVAEKTSSLEAEAYKTKRLQEELAQFKRKAERMKKIEMSGTTIDEVMLEEIREYKETLTCPSCKVKRKDAVLSKCFHVFCYDCLRTRYETRQRKCPKCNCAFGANDYHRLYLST is encoded by the exons ATGTCTAAACGCGCGGCGGAAGATCCCGCCGGAGGAGGTTCCGCTCCCGGTACCGGCGGTGGAGCGCCTCCTCCCATCAAGAAGGTTCACTTCGAGCCGCACCTTATTGGGCCGATTTCAACGCTGGAGGAAATGGACATCAAGGTGCTGCAGTTTCAGAATAAGAAGCTGGCCCAACGCATCGAACAGCGGGTCCGCTGCGAAGCGGAACTCCGCCAGCGAATCGAGCAACTGGAGAAACGTCAAACGCAGGACGATGCCGTACTGAATGTGGTTAATCGCTACTGGAACCAGCTGAACGAGGACATCCGCGTGCTGCTGCAGCGGTTCGACGCGGAGACGGCCGATGAATCGGAGAATAAGA ACGAAAATGAGGTAACGACATCCTTTTTGATGCAACTATCCACCTGGGACAAGGAGGAACTGGATGACAAGTTGGCCAATCGAGTCCAGGTGTCCAAGCGGGCGGTGGCAAAGATAGTTCAGGTATTTGATCGGCTCATGCAGCGAAACGAGAAGATAACGCTCGCCATGAAGGGTGAATCCGATGATTCCGACGCTAATGTGCCGGACATCGACGAAACGTTGCGGCAGAGCTACACCGAAGTGATGGCCGAGAACCGAAATCTACAGACTCAGAACACTTTGCTGCATGagaaattccatacaatttcgCTAAAAATGAGTGAAATCCAAGATGTGCTGAATGGAAAGGAGACCGAATCAGCGGAGCTGAAAAACCAGATCGATGATTTGCAGTATGAGCTGGAGAAGGTTCGCTGCAGGAATGATAAGTTGGAGAACCATCTAGCGGAAGCGATTGAGAAATTGAAAGCGTATCATCAACTGCATGGGGATATTTCCAGCTCGGATAAGGACAAACACTCTTCGTCGTCTTCTAGCAGCGCTAAAG GTGGTTCAATGACGAGTGTTGCCGCACAGCATTTGGAGGATCTGCAGAAAGAACTCGAAGAGTACAAAGAACTAGCCAACAACCGTCTGCAGGAGTTAGATAAAATCCATCTACAGCACCGAGAGGCATTGAAAGAAGTGGAGAAATTAAAGATGGACATTCGTCAGCTACCGGAGTCCGTAATAGTGGAAACGACCGAGTATAAATGCCTCCAGTCGCAGTTCTCTGTGCTGTACAATGAATCGATGCAGATTAAAACTTTACTGGACGAAAGTCGTAATCAATTACAGACGAGCAAGAACCAGCACTTGCGACAGATCGAAATGATGGAGAGTGAAGAGTTGATCGCGCAGAAGCGCGTCCGCAGCGACATGATTCAGATGGAGGATGTGCTTTCGCAAATTCGTAAAGAATACGAGATGTTGCGGATCGAATTCGAACAGAATATGGCAGCAAACGAGCAAACTGCACCGATTAATCGCGAAATGCGTCATTTAATAACTTCTTTGCAGAATCATAACGGTCAGCTGAAGGGAGAAGTGCAGCGGTATAAGAAGAAATACAAGGAAGTATCGGCTGATAACGTTAAACTAAGGAAAGAGCTGGAGGATGTGACACTGAAATTAACCACGCTGCAAGAGCAACAGCAAGCGGACatcaaaaaggaaaacgagcaaGCTGCTGCTGCAGCGGGTGTTAAGGAAGAACCGGGGTCCTGCGATGGTTTGGGTTTGGTGAAGGATGAAAATCCGGACGACCCTAGCATGGGGGCAATCAAGTCGGAATCCGGCGAAGAAGGTGATGGCAACGATCCGAACGGTGTCAAAAAAGAGGAAATCGGCCCGGATGGGAAACCGATAAAATCGGAAGCACCGGGAACACCGAAAGGTGACAAAGACCAACGTGCTAAATGTGCAGAGTCAGACTTGGTGCGAGATTTGCGTAACCAAATTAAGAAGGCTCTGAATGATCAGAAAGAAATGAAGCTGCTGCTGGACATGTACAAAGGGGTTTCGAAAGAGCAGCGTGATAAGGTTCAGCTGATGGCTTCGGAGAAGAAAAAATGCGCTGAAATAGACGACTTGAAGAATCAAATGAAAAAGTTGCAGGAAAGCAAGCGCGAAGATAGGAAAAAGCTTGCGGATGAGGAAGCTCTCAGgaaaatcaagcaactggaGGAGCAGAAGTACGAATTGCAGAAGCAAGTTCAGAATCAAAAGCAACCCGACAGTGCGTGGAGCGGCGGCTACCGGCCGTTCGTAGGATCCCAT GAAGAGGAGGCGCTGTTGAACGAGATGGAAGTGACCGGCCAGGCGTTCGAAGACATGCAGGAGCAGAACTCCCGCTTGATTCAGCAGCTGAGGGAAAAGGATGATGCCAATTTCAAGCTGATGTCCGATCGGATTAAGGCAAACCAGATGCATAAACTGCTGCGAGAGGAGAAACAGGTGCTGGAAGATCAG GTAACAACCCGCGACAGCCAGATCGAAGCGATGCACGTGGTCCTGCGCAAGCTGGAGGAAAAGGAACGCATCCTGCAGAACACGGTGACCACGATCGAGAAGGAGCTGGTGGCCCGACAGCAGGCGATGGAAATGCACAAACGCAAAGCCATCGAATCGGCCCAGTCGGCCGCCGATCTGAAGCTTCATCTCGAGAAGTATCACGCCCAAATGAAGGAAGCCCAACAGGTGGTGGCGGAGAAGACAAGCTCGCTGGAAGCGGAAGCCTACAAAACGAAGCGACTGCAGGAGGAACTGGCCCAGTTCAAGCGTAAGGCCGAACGCATGAAGAAGATCGAGATGTCCGGAACCACGATCGACGAGGTGATGTTGGAGGAAATCCGTGAGTACAAGGAAACGCTGACATGTCCGTCGTGCAAGGTCAAACGCAAGGACGCTGTGCTGTCCAAATGTTTCCACGTGTTCTGCTACGATTGTCTGCGGACCCGGTACGAAACGCGCCAGCGCAAGTGTCCCAAGTGCAATTGTGCCTTCGGGGCCAACGACTATCATCGGCTGTATTTGTCCACGTAA
- the LOC128733833 gene encoding E3 ubiquitin-protein ligase Bre1 isoform X1 produces MSKRAAEDPAGGGSAPGTGGGAPPPIKKVHFEPHLIGPISTLEEMDIKVLQFQNKKLAQRIEQRVRCEAELRQRIEQLEKRQTQDDAVLNVVNRYWNQLNEDIRVLLQRFDAETADESENKNENEVTTSFLMQLSTWDKEELDDKLANRVQVSKRAVAKIVQVFDRLMQRNEKITLAMKGESDDSDANVPDIDETLRQSYTEVMAENRNLQTQNTLLHEKFHTISLKMSEIQDVLNGKETESAELKNQIDDLQYELEKVRCRNDKLENHLAEAIEKLKAYHQLHGDISSSDKDKHSSSSSSSAKGGSMTSVAAQHLEDLQKELEEYKELANNRLQELDKIHLQHREALKEVEKLKMDIRQLPESVIVETTEYKCLQSQFSVLYNESMQIKTLLDESRNQLQTSKNQHLRQIEMMESEELIAQKRVRSDMIQMEDVLSQIRKEYEMLRIEFEQNMAANEQTAPINREMRHLITSLQNHNGQLKGEVQRYKKKYKEVSADNVKLRKELEDVTLKLTTLQEQQQADIKKENEQAAAAAGVKEEPGSCDGLGLVKDENPDDPSMGAIKSESGEEGDGNDPNGVKKEEIGPDGKPIKSEAPGTPKGDKDQRAKCAESDLVRDLRNQIKKALNDQKEMKLLLDMYKGVSKEQRDKVQLMASEKKKCAEIDDLKNQMKKLQESKREDRKKLADEEALRKIKQLEEQKYELQKQVQNQKQPDSAWSGGYRPFVGSHVEEEALLNEMEVTGQAFEDMQEQNSRLIQQLREKDDANFKLMSDRIKANQMHKLLREEKQVLEDQVTTRDSQIEAMHVVLRKLEEKERILQNTVTTIEKELVARQQAMEMHKRKAIESAQSAADLKLHLEKYHAQMKEAQQVVAEKTSSLEAEAYKTKRLQEELAQFKRKAERMKKIEMSGTTIDEVMLEEIREYKETLTCPSCKVKRKDAVLSKCFHVFCYDCLRTRYETRQRKCPKCNCAFGANDYHRLYLST; encoded by the exons ATGTCTAAACGCGCGGCGGAAGATCCCGCCGGAGGAGGTTCCGCTCCCGGTACCGGCGGTGGAGCGCCTCCTCCCATCAAGAAGGTTCACTTCGAGCCGCACCTTATTGGGCCGATTTCAACGCTGGAGGAAATGGACATCAAGGTGCTGCAGTTTCAGAATAAGAAGCTGGCCCAACGCATCGAACAGCGGGTCCGCTGCGAAGCGGAACTCCGCCAGCGAATCGAGCAACTGGAGAAACGTCAAACGCAGGACGATGCCGTACTGAATGTGGTTAATCGCTACTGGAACCAGCTGAACGAGGACATCCGCGTGCTGCTGCAGCGGTTCGACGCGGAGACGGCCGATGAATCGGAGAATAAGA ACGAAAATGAGGTAACGACATCCTTTTTGATGCAACTATCCACCTGGGACAAGGAGGAACTGGATGACAAGTTGGCCAATCGAGTCCAGGTGTCCAAGCGGGCGGTGGCAAAGATAGTTCAGGTATTTGATCGGCTCATGCAGCGAAACGAGAAGATAACGCTCGCCATGAAGGGTGAATCCGATGATTCCGACGCTAATGTGCCGGACATCGACGAAACGTTGCGGCAGAGCTACACCGAAGTGATGGCCGAGAACCGAAATCTACAGACTCAGAACACTTTGCTGCATGagaaattccatacaatttcgCTAAAAATGAGTGAAATCCAAGATGTGCTGAATGGAAAGGAGACCGAATCAGCGGAGCTGAAAAACCAGATCGATGATTTGCAGTATGAGCTGGAGAAGGTTCGCTGCAGGAATGATAAGTTGGAGAACCATCTAGCGGAAGCGATTGAGAAATTGAAAGCGTATCATCAACTGCATGGGGATATTTCCAGCTCGGATAAGGACAAACACTCTTCGTCGTCTTCTAGCAGCGCTAAAG GTGGTTCAATGACGAGTGTTGCCGCACAGCATTTGGAGGATCTGCAGAAAGAACTCGAAGAGTACAAAGAACTAGCCAACAACCGTCTGCAGGAGTTAGATAAAATCCATCTACAGCACCGAGAGGCATTGAAAGAAGTGGAGAAATTAAAGATGGACATTCGTCAGCTACCGGAGTCCGTAATAGTGGAAACGACCGAGTATAAATGCCTCCAGTCGCAGTTCTCTGTGCTGTACAATGAATCGATGCAGATTAAAACTTTACTGGACGAAAGTCGTAATCAATTACAGACGAGCAAGAACCAGCACTTGCGACAGATCGAAATGATGGAGAGTGAAGAGTTGATCGCGCAGAAGCGCGTCCGCAGCGACATGATTCAGATGGAGGATGTGCTTTCGCAAATTCGTAAAGAATACGAGATGTTGCGGATCGAATTCGAACAGAATATGGCAGCAAACGAGCAAACTGCACCGATTAATCGCGAAATGCGTCATTTAATAACTTCTTTGCAGAATCATAACGGTCAGCTGAAGGGAGAAGTGCAGCGGTATAAGAAGAAATACAAGGAAGTATCGGCTGATAACGTTAAACTAAGGAAAGAGCTGGAGGATGTGACACTGAAATTAACCACGCTGCAAGAGCAACAGCAAGCGGACatcaaaaaggaaaacgagcaaGCTGCTGCTGCAGCGGGTGTTAAGGAAGAACCGGGGTCCTGCGATGGTTTGGGTTTGGTGAAGGATGAAAATCCGGACGACCCTAGCATGGGGGCAATCAAGTCGGAATCCGGCGAAGAAGGTGATGGCAACGATCCGAACGGTGTCAAAAAAGAGGAAATCGGCCCGGATGGGAAACCGATAAAATCGGAAGCACCGGGAACACCGAAAGGTGACAAAGACCAACGTGCTAAATGTGCAGAGTCAGACTTGGTGCGAGATTTGCGTAACCAAATTAAGAAGGCTCTGAATGATCAGAAAGAAATGAAGCTGCTGCTGGACATGTACAAAGGGGTTTCGAAAGAGCAGCGTGATAAGGTTCAGCTGATGGCTTCGGAGAAGAAAAAATGCGCTGAAATAGACGACTTGAAGAATCAAATGAAAAAGTTGCAGGAAAGCAAGCGCGAAGATAGGAAAAAGCTTGCGGATGAGGAAGCTCTCAGgaaaatcaagcaactggaGGAGCAGAAGTACGAATTGCAGAAGCAAGTTCAGAATCAAAAGCAACCCGACAGTGCGTGGAGCGGCGGCTACCGGCCGTTCGTAGGATCCCATGTA GAAGAGGAGGCGCTGTTGAACGAGATGGAAGTGACCGGCCAGGCGTTCGAAGACATGCAGGAGCAGAACTCCCGCTTGATTCAGCAGCTGAGGGAAAAGGATGATGCCAATTTCAAGCTGATGTCCGATCGGATTAAGGCAAACCAGATGCATAAACTGCTGCGAGAGGAGAAACAGGTGCTGGAAGATCAG GTAACAACCCGCGACAGCCAGATCGAAGCGATGCACGTGGTCCTGCGCAAGCTGGAGGAAAAGGAACGCATCCTGCAGAACACGGTGACCACGATCGAGAAGGAGCTGGTGGCCCGACAGCAGGCGATGGAAATGCACAAACGCAAAGCCATCGAATCGGCCCAGTCGGCCGCCGATCTGAAGCTTCATCTCGAGAAGTATCACGCCCAAATGAAGGAAGCCCAACAGGTGGTGGCGGAGAAGACAAGCTCGCTGGAAGCGGAAGCCTACAAAACGAAGCGACTGCAGGAGGAACTGGCCCAGTTCAAGCGTAAGGCCGAACGCATGAAGAAGATCGAGATGTCCGGAACCACGATCGACGAGGTGATGTTGGAGGAAATCCGTGAGTACAAGGAAACGCTGACATGTCCGTCGTGCAAGGTCAAACGCAAGGACGCTGTGCTGTCCAAATGTTTCCACGTGTTCTGCTACGATTGTCTGCGGACCCGGTACGAAACGCGCCAGCGCAAGTGTCCCAAGTGCAATTGTGCCTTCGGGGCCAACGACTATCATCGGCTGTATTTGTCCACGTAA